aaagctgaaaatgtcttgaaagtggaaaaatgtacagaaaggGATTGAAATTTAAgagtcagaaatgggagtaatgtagcacaaatgcattaaaaggagcaaaaatatggcaagaaaaagtaatgataatagtttaaaatatagcaagttaggtgtagttgcagaaaaagcatgTGGCGACCCCCCCCTCCCCAATGTAtctcaaccccaaggttgagaacccctgttttaggTGACGCAAATgtatcatatcatcaaatgtgtgttcatgtgtttaTACGTGATGACTACATTATAtcattgtacttttgaacagagacgttgctcctttgctgagtcatgttagattacattacccgcagtacagacagattgtgctgtatttACAGTGCtagcaaaaaaaacagtctctgctgaagttCTAATACCAAAGCTCTGATCAGCAGAGCTCTGTGACAGTGATTTTCCACTCTTTCCTCCCTTCACACCCTCCTTCCTTCTCATCTTAGGGTAAAAGTGGGTGCTCAGAAAACTTTCCGTTAGTTTTGCCTTCTTTTCCCCTGCAGGGAAGATGTCCCTTTGTTATACTCCTttccatttagtttataataaatccttttttataaaatcatcaagctTTCGTCTGGACCCCATCATTCAACCAAAGCACAAATCATGTGTCCAAATGAGGACAATAGTGTATTTACTGTGACAATACACAAGGCAAATGGATGtgcatttaaaatcaaataataaagACGATgtataatgtcagcctttattcATTGTTAACAGAGTAATTCACGTTTACTttcagtactatttaattcagctactttttacttgtacttgagtattttatgtctgACTTAAGGCGGGGTTACACAAAGCCAGCCGTCGCTTTGATCTTAGCATTATGGTAAATGCTGAGATAGAATCTTAAAAAACAGAGTGCTGTAATAAAGCAttagtttaagtgtgtgcatgtttATACATCCAGgtaaggatgtaacgattcactcaactcccgatacgattcgattcacgatacgattctcttacgatttattttacaaactgggactgtagacaaattttttttttgggaaaaaaactagaaaatacggtactattttccttttatttttcattgtcaaaagaattccttgataaactatgcaatttaactaaaaataaatcttgaatgaaataaataaaggaataatacaaatgaaaatgaagcctgttaatttaaattctggttctataataaacaatgcaaaactacataatagttatttttctttttaaaagtgcaactgaaaatgtattttgtgccttaacaattggactttaaaaaaaaaaaaaaaaaaccatgattgCAATGATtgacatcatatttgtttggaccagcagagggcgctggtaacccagtggtcagttgggatgcagatatcttgcagtgaagaagagaagctatgctagcagacagaactaatagaaaaacgtgacttttacagatattcaagtaatattacagatattctttcggtgctaaaggggtaatgaatcatttattaacatatttaagagtagaaggcggccagaaagaaagtattagcagactccgcccgccgcctacacttgtggcattgtacaggttataggtcacattaaaaagttgtgaaatgatTTATGTTGGTGTCACTTCTTTACATCACAATAACCTGACATTTGAACAGTGCTgtgtagactttttttttatatctactGTACATTCTTCTCGTCCATTTCcctttttcatgctttttgAAAATGCCTGTTACCTTTTCCCTGTGTTACTACCACTAGCAGCACATCCAGCAAATAATTTAACACAATAATGATACAAATGTTTTCACTACTAACCAGAAACTGCCAACGTACATTTCTGATATTGACAAAAGACACAAAGCTGACctgtaacaaacacacacacacacacacacacacacacacacacacacacacacacacacaaatgacaatatACAAATCTGATTTGAAAGAACAGTTTTTATCAAAAACataattcaacaaaaaaaaactgtacatggaCATACAATTGCATAAACATCTTTACTACGCtgacatttaaaatattaactCTAAAAATACCACATGGGTTATTAAATACAGACTAGTTGACAGATTAATTTGCTTAAATATGTGTTTCagtcttttttaatgtaaatacagCTTTGACAAATATACGATATGAACAGTCAAGATACATTGATCATATCATAGCATGCAGTGAGTCTGAACTATTACTGTACAACAACTGTGAGAACCCTTGAAGTTGTTTTATCTACTTATTCATGAAACGACTTCTTTTGTAACATTTGTAGCTGTTGTCCATCTTATGATTACTGTAAATACAAATCTACTGTAGATGCTCTCAAGTTACAAAGACAAATATTTCAAAGACTAAGAATCAAATGTTGCCTTCATGGGTTGACAAATGTAATCACTACCAGTACTGTTACAATCACATGGTTTTAATTAcgtattatttaacattttgtctTCAGATGATAAGTTGTTTTCACCACAGACACGACCACTTCTGTTGCCTTACCTTTCTACAAGAAGAAACTCTTCAAACTgtgacacaaaaataaaattattcagCGATGACGACTTAAACATTAGCAATTCAACAACACAATATcagattgttgttgtttttttaatcagtttttgcAAATATAACATCACCAAAGTGTTTAATTTACTCCTCGTGCCAGTAGATTCTCTGTTACTGACCTTCTTTAACATCATTATTACTTAAAAAGAATTAAGATCTTTGACTTCCCTGTCTTTTCCATTTGGTTTCAGCAATTTATTCCACGTTACCATGAAAGTATTTGTATTTTCAACTGTACATACACATTTTTACAGTATCACTTGTATGTCATAGGTGCTAAGACCTGTAGTGGGCTGTGCTATTGAGAAATCACTATGGAATACTATCCCCCTATTAtgtatttcagaatcagaattcctttattaatgccagggggaaattattgcttttgttacagccacttaagaaaataaataaataaataaaatcacaaataaaataataaaatgtttaacaaaaacGATAGAACTAATGAATGTGAAATAAGTGTATagttaagtaaaagactgttaaaataaggatcagatacgcacacattacagtagtaaaaaataaagttagatagataataatacaaatgacatacaaatatgatacatatATTAGCTCTGCAATTATGTATTGATGACATTTGGTAATTTACTCAGTAGAAAAtgcagtatatgtatatattgttcAGTAATGtatctaactaaaaagcaagggacgtctgtgtgtgtgtgcgtgtggagcaaatatcacCCAGACGTggtgtgagttcgacctgaaactcggtttttacatcacagaaaaatacaccaaacaacaacaaacgtgaaaattactcaaaatacacaaaactaaatatttatacaaaaataacagaaatgcacaaaactacaagatacaaaaagattccagaatcacactgcaatggtaacaaaaaacaataattatacaaaaaatgcacaaaaacacaacagaaggatacaaaaatacatataatgactccaaaaacatacattacagaaaaatacatcaaacaaaaaaaaatataaaaatgagtaacaaaaacaataattggacaaaaaatgcacaaaaacacaacagaaagatacaaaaatacgcaattataccccttatgctcccacatgaatgcatacgtccaacgggcactgtactagttggtttaaatggtaaatctttGTGTTCATATTTGTGCTTCCTCCTCATGAATATCAGTTTTTTCCAATGTTGAAGGTTCATGAGATTTGGCCTCATCTGGTGGATGTTATTTTTTGAATATGTCATCATAAATAAAGTCATGTAAGGGTTTAATCATCATGTTCAAATATGCATAGGTCATTGCACGCTAAGGCAATTTATTGTGACtcttataacaaaaaaaaaatctactaaacACGCAAAAGATTAAAGACTAAGATTAATTCAGGGCATTCACCTTTATTTATTGGCATATATGTTTTTACACATATATGTATTAAACCCATCCATGAGGAGCAGATGgtggttaagggacttgctcatcATCCCATAGTGACGGCCCgggtgagattcaaaccagcaaccctctgattacaaaccCAAGGaatgtaatttattaaaatgatGCAAGACAGTATCAAATATTGAGGTGAAAGTTAAATagatataaataaatttatttagcaaaaaatgttttacacatttttactaTTAAATGTGAAGAAATCAAATACAGTATTTCACCCATAACAAGGAAATATGTTTTTACAGTAGCTCTGATACAGTCAAATatgtcatttttaagtataaacATGACTTTTATACTTACATTTCTCCACTTTGATGCAGTTAAAAAGTACAATGTCAAGTATTCTTGTAATCTCATATGTGTAGAAATCAAATATACTATCCATAGCAAGAATTATTAAGCATTGTGTATTTACAGTAGCTCTGAAACAGTCAATCATGCAATCTGAGTATTAAGATGGGACTTATTGTTGAATTTCTCCACATTGGCGCAGTAAAAATGATTGATATCAAGTGTACTTGTTGTCTTGTACATGCAGAGGTCAAATATACCATTTAgactctgcaattgagtcgcacagtttgagctgaagGTGAGTACAGCGGTTGAAAAAATCTATGCCCGCCTTTACTTGtaatagtacttctacttgaataggaTGTATCAgcactttttacacctctggtcaTATATAAATGGTTATTGCCCACTGTGGGTCAGAATCAGATAGATCTAGTTCCACAAACACAGCTCATTAACAGCGTAGGCACTTTTTATCCAGCTCATCTACATCATAAACTGCATGTGTGAACTAACGCCTTCATATCAGACCCCGGACGAACCGTAAATAAACGAGCATTAGCATTTTCAGATGCGTTTACTCAGCCACTGACAAGGACCGTGTTAgcctccacacacacatcaacttaTTCTGCTGCACATATTcaagtttgtctgtttttgacagaggtgtaaagagtactgatatattctactcaagtagaagtactgttacctgATTAAAATagtgtacaagtacaagtaagtcatacatatatTACTCACGTACAGTACAAGTAGGATGTAGctcaaataaatatattactCAAAGAAAGAGTTACTAGTTACGTTAACACCCACCAtgtatatttttggtaataaatcttgccacgaaaagtaaaacacaaaatcttCAATTCaagtcaactttatttatacagcgcaaaatacaacaaagtcatctcaaagcactgaacaaaatataaagtccatagtaaaagaaagaacccaacaagatccacatgaacaagcatttagaataaatctCCAGTGGAagcaggttcagaggtggcagacaTCAGCTTCTACtggacagaaggacaaacagaacaggatagaaggACAGTCCATCCAAGTAAAGTACAATCTTGCACTATTGGAGCTTAATTTATGTTTCACAAAGTcatctgtacaaaataaaagatttgtcaaaatctacaattctatttaaaatcaaataacaccaatgaatccaattcaaaataaaacaattctcacGCTTtaagtatatttatatttatgaactctaaatattacgtttaatctgattggtcggctatgatgtgatgcatttgattgttgtctggttatttcattttttgtagtttcacaatgtccgttgatcattttaaaacaaataataataagtgaCTCAGTAACGTTtgcatgtagaaatgtaacaaaatactttccttcttttaaaacatacttaagttcaagtaaaatgacaagtacccataaaagcaactcagttacatgtgagtacttgtaatctgttactttcacctggAGTTTTTTTGGCTCTACTTAAGGacataatgtcattttttttaagggtatatttacttttttttttacaccttttttttaatttaaaggcaaaaattgtttgaaaacaaggaaaaacaaagtgtgaataattgatgactttctttgctttttttggGTGCATGTGTCAGGAGTCGTAGAGGAAAACAAGGTGTGAAAAATTCTGTCAAAAGGGGGAAGGAAGTTGAGGATGTCCAAATAAAGCAGAGTTTCTTGAGAAGAAATGAGACAATCTGAAAGAGCACTTCCCGTCTTTCTGctcatttttaaagattttctcTAGATTGTAGTTCGTACTTGACGAAAAGCCAAAGAAGAGAAACATCGGGTCAGTGTGGAGTGAGAATGGGCCATGGGATGCTGACTGTGCTGTTTCCATGTAAGTACCAGCTATGTTCCTACATTAGCTCTAGTTTGAAGAGAACTTAAACTTTCCCATTCTACCTCTAGCATTGCTAGCTTTGATTTCATTCCTGCATTATGGACGAGCCCAAGGTAAAGTCCCAGTCTGACATTTAAActctttattcattctttctATTGATCAGTCTGGATCACATTTCTGTTTCTAGATGCAGAGTTGACCTTAATCCCAAATCGGTCCCTTTATTTTGTTGGAGAGAATGTGATTCTTCTTTGTAATATGAACGAAAGCAATGGTGAAAACTGGGAATATGAACTCATCAAGGATGGCAGTGAACATGTAGCCTACTCAGAGGATGCTCGCTTTGAAATAAGCCTCACGTTTCCGGAAGCCGGCAGTAAATACCAGTGCATCGGTCGACATAAAACAGATTCAAAAACAAAGATGAGTAAGAACTGCAATGTCGCTGTAGCAGGTGAGCCATTATCTTTTACCCGCAATGTGTTTGCAACGGAACAGTTGAAACAtccattaaaaaatgactgcagatgtGTGATAAAAGCCACTGGAAATATTTTGGAGTTAAATtgaatttgttattttgaaagGCCTGATatattcagtacatctacatctgaattattttgtaatttacacgttaattaaagttgtttttctaCCACTGCTACTTATGGTAAGAAGGAATAGTCAGGTACTTGATGTAGTTTTGCCAGATTTTTGTGGAGAGTATCAAAAGTACACACTTATGGAAAATCTATTGTATAAGCAATCAAAAAACAATGTTAACATTTGGCCGCCATCTTGTATTTATCCAGTGTCAGTAAAGCGAGAGATGGCGTTTCTctgtttttaagtgttaaaaACAAGTTTTCACAGGTGGCTGTCGATCCTTCTAAGGTTAGAGCGAGGCAGTAGGCCGTTAAAACTCCTCATCAGGAATTCATGCGATACAGTTATTTCAGTTTCAACCTCGTTGTTTCCAGCCAATCTGACACCGGCTATGCTCATGTTAGTGCGAGCCCTCCTGGAATCCATAAGGAATGCATTGTAACgactgaaattagaaaaaaaatgatttcacatGGGAATCTATGAGAGCAGTCTAAGCAATTTTCAATTTGACTGAGATCGCCCAAAAGGGGCGGTACTTCATGGAGCACGGCCCTGCACTGATTGGACAATGACAGAGAGCAGCTCAAACTGTCTAGAACTGTCAAAGCCCTGTAACACTGTGCAGCATTATGATAGAAATAGATCCCTCCttttcagtgacgtgcagtcatggtaggcaaggtaggcagtgcctacccaagggtgaattgatattttgtttatttgttttaattatatataattataaattatttatttttccatttctgctAGCCTACAGTACCTTGAAAGTGTCAgcgttttgtgcttttcatagcccaaatgactaaacattgctatttcctggtacggcagaggcGCTGCacaagtctcactccgctgtaaggcaagaggaggccacgccccctcccaaaagcacattgatgCTCTGCCtttgttcccatagcgtgtttttatgtgtttgcccatgcgcagtcagttccctcagataaaaaccatttatgtaaaaaggcagctctctacgctgcctttggacgtaaccgtgctatgctaaatgctatatgtaagttcacagtgcattagtggattgatatcacgtgatcgctgctgctacgttctctagcgaaaagcgggataacactacaggcaggatgacaatAAAGACGATAAAGAAACATTCCTTTGAAAACTTTTCCATCTGTCTTTATCCAGTGGACTTGTATGGGACCTTGTAAATGTTGTTGAGGAGCCAATTGTTGGACTTGATTTGTCCATTTTAGTGCTTTTCGTGCtcttttctgtccacatttctTGGCAGTGTGGTGGCCAGTAGCTAATGCATGTGTGTGACAGTGTCAGGCACATTGGATATGGGCTTTGTTAGTTGCATTTTCATAGCAACTACGATAGTAGATGGTCTATTTGGACCTCAACGTACTGTAGTTTCCATTATGCAAATTGTCCCTCTCTTTGATTTTATCCAGAACACAATAGAGGCATTGGATTCCTTGGCCCTGAAAATGGTAGATtagctgtcaaaataaaagctccagGTTATATAGACCTTGAGATATtggccaaaatgtgttttacgGCAGCCATTTTGTAAAATCTTTAGACTTGGGGTAAATGGAAACATTGCTTTTCTGATTTCTTATTATAAAAAGTTGTATAGTTTTCGTACTCTCCACAAAATTTCGATGAAAGTTAAAATCTAAACATAGTGAACTTGACTGGAAGTGAAAATACTTCAATGCATCCTTCTATGggactacacatcccacaatgcaatgtgcaaatgTTTTCCAACAATGTTGATAAACcgtgtttacagtgaagatcaAAACAGACGTTCAAGcatcaatttcaacctttgacatgttttttttttatttctcgtTCTGTGAGGCCGACACTACTGTATGTCTTTGTCTTACTATAAATGTTGTCTCCAGCGGCTTTAAGTAGGTTTGTTTATGTCAATCTGCCCATTGGAAACAAAGAGTTTTATTAATACTAAACTTTCTGAACTTAATTTCAGCTCAGCCAAAAGCCCAACTTACCAGTCTGATCTCAGCCGGTGGCGGTGCAAAACTGAACTGCTCTGTCAGCCAATCGCCTCCCTGGGAGTTCTTCTTCTACAGAGGAAACATATCTTCAGAATTTGTTTCCATCAAAAACATGTATTCAAGTGCAACTTATTCTGTGAAGGGTGAAGGAGTCTACTGGTGCAGAGGTGGAAGAGGAGACCCTCTTTACTTCACTGAATACAGCGAACCTGTCACTATTGAAAACACTGGTGAGATTTAAACTGAAATAATCCTCATCAACCTGATTTCATGTTGGTTTAAATGTCTTTATTCCTCTCATTATCAGTCTCAATCAAAGCTGTTGCAACTATGGAGCATGAATGGCGTCCAATCTACATCGGAGAAGTAGTCACTCTCAGATGTAACGTCGCTGGGACAGAGTGGGACTATGAATGGATCTCCGATTATGACAAATCTAGAAAAGGTGCCCGTGAGCTCAAGATTAAAACAAGTTTTTCAGACTACTACTCCAAGTACAAGTGCAGAGGCATCGCCAAACATTCCCCTCTGACCGTGACTCAGTGGAGCAACTCCGTTCTGCTGCCTTTGACTTTAAATGGTAAGAGTCCGACTTCATCGCCTCCTAAATGGTGCTGGATGCCTTCCACACACCAACATGCATATCTTTCTGAAATGTCCTTACTGCAGAAGTTCAGACTGTCATCTCCGTGTCCCAAACGTGGCTCACTCCCGGAGCATCAATAAATCTGACTTGTTCCATTAACTATCTGTCATCTGGTTGGAAGTTTTACTGGTTTAGAGCTGTTCGCCTTCTATCAGAAAATAATGTGGCGTACAGCTACAAGCGGCTGCCTGGGAGCACAGAGCCGACCCAGCAGAACACTTTTGTCGTCCACGGTCAGGAACACACAGAAGGATACGCTTGTTCAGCGGTAAGAGGAGAGGCGGAGTTTCAGTCCCAAATCAGTCAAGCCAAGTTTGTCTGGTCTGAAGGTGAGTGAAAGGGTTTTGTCCAGGCAGAGGTGCACAGGTCTTAAAACTATTAATATCCATTTGAAATTCACAcaggtgacaaaaaaaatgcgtaaaaatacaagaaacaaaccacaaaaaacAGATGAGGGGAGGAATTAATGGTCCATTCACACCGATGGATCCGAGAGTGATTAAAATGTGCGTTTCCCTCTATTGAATATGTTAAGTAGGCGGATATCACAAGAGGagccaaaaaaatgggaggaagaAATGCAAATTAATGCagttcatcaaatctggaactgtttgtggtgattgttgtagcacaggaaaatagtacgactgacaagcaggtgcaaacacacacacagagatgagctgcagtaaatgtttacacgaaacacagtggagatggaaaaaaaaactccagtttacttttctagtataagaaaataatttaaataaaacaacaaaaaattgcaATGCAGAGGATGTTGTGCGCAGAGATCCAAAAATGTTGCTCCGGAGTCCGGACGCATTCCTCCAATGAGcttctgtctttctctccatcttttaaaattaattaaattaaattaaattgggctttaagcctttattcgtcatgtatatatgttgttgttacacatatatattgaaatttgtcctccgaaatttaacccatccctggggaacGTAAAACTCTTGTGTCGCGTTGATGGCAAGAATCAGCTGAGTAGCATCAGCGATGGCACAATATTCATAAATGAGAGCGTGCGTGACTACTCAGGaactcagacctgctggatgatccTCAATGGATCATCTTCATATGGTACTGattgactgattgacagactctgttgctgcattaactcagatcaatggcatcaacagatcaataggaagatttctgtccaaatctgcctgttttaagagtaaagttacaggacctagtggagcacccacattaaaggttaggtttaaacatttttctttgtttgttctgttttctacattattgaaaGTTAGTGCAGCAGGCAGAGAAGTCCACCAACCTCCAaattaacttcttcaaatgtcattttgtgcttctgtgcactcactgCTCCATGTtgtctgagcaaaatgtttatttaaataggaCGGTCTCAATCACGTCGACACACGCACCTACTAGTGgcgcaatgttagtgaattccccacagcaggtgagcaaacagcgccaccaaaggaaTTAGGGACACACCTGGtgtaccaccctttatttcagatcttagtgaatccgcccctcaaagcagatcaaacacaggaagtatcttCAATGACGTGCAGAGCATGGATGGTCAGGATAACCGGCGACGCCGCAAAACAGCGCTTTGAAACAACCAAAAGCACGGCAACTTGTTTCTACGCCTTTGagtgttgtgaaagaacaaacggagaaggAAGACATTTCTGTTCACTTTTACGTGCTCGCTATGACCCATAGTACAGAGCCTCTTCTTCTGGTTTCTGTTTTGCTGGGTTGGGAAGTCTTTACACCAGTAATGGTGCCCTCACACGGttagctcatgcaactgcaccagaggctgtttggagcagatcagaagttgcgctctgaacgcaaaccgagccaaatcAAAGTGATTAAATGATCACATATCCTCCGCCTATTTGGACCGAGTCAGGAACTGAACCAGTGTGAAAGCACCCCAAGAACAAGAGCActgagagcgcaaacctccaccaaatgCCAAATCTCCTCTGCCAGATAATGGCAGTTATTTGGACCAGTGATCCtgttcatggtaccatgatcatttacactttaaaggcaaTGAAATGCTTAAAGacatgcagcccccaaagtaaacttATAAagtgaacaaaacaaaagcaagaatgcaTTAGAAAATACAAGGAATTAGAACCTTGCAGGAAagtacagtaaaagacaagaaaaacacaaaaaatcctctaaaaacacaaatcaaacgcacaaaattacagaaaatgacaacataaatacacaaaaggattagAAAACAGTACtaataaacaagcaaaacgacaaca
This window of the Gouania willdenowi chromosome 18, fGouWil2.1, whole genome shotgun sequence genome carries:
- the LOC114480042 gene encoding uncharacterized protein LOC114480042 — translated: MGHGMLTVLFPSLLALISFLHYGRAQDAELTLIPNRSLYFVGENVILLCNMNESNGENWEYELIKDGSEHVAYSEDARFEISLTFPEAGSKYQCIGRHKTDSKTKMSKNCNVAVAAQPKAQLTSLISAGGGAKLNCSVSQSPPWEFFFYRGNISSEFVSIKNMYSSATYSVKGEGVYWCRGGRGDPLYFTEYSEPVTIENTVSIKAVATMEHEWRPIYIGEVVTLRCNVAGTEWDYEWISDYDKSRKGARELKIKTSFSDYYSKYKCRGIAKHSPLTVTQWSNSVLLPLTLNDPHPSVSLTVHPNRVQHFRIDPVSISCEGFSTQWRLMRCNVHTKVCRVVGNTMNSIFKLDENDLGIEGVYWCESDIAFSNAVNVTGRDDIILLSPAVPVLEGEKVILGCRTKLPIPRINFYKDHKVIFSVAVTKPREANMVISAISKSDKGFYKCGDAQTVSLQSWVSVTAASKQDHTFIVLLLVGLMLGVLLIIFLVLISRWRKKQGNGLRPRHDEGLYGNQSSAVAPSVNQTETQTYCSLLHAHESTYESIRGRGNTEEGNPDYEYDDIANP